One Hydrogenobaculum sp. 3684 genomic window, GCAAGCATTTCAAGGTCATAATAAGAAGCTAATTTTTCATCTAAAAGCCCAAGCTCCACAGCGTTGTCTATGTAGTCTATAAAAAGCTCTTTGTAGGCTTTTTTGGGTGAGTACATACCACCAAAAGCTTGTTTGTATATTCTTTGTAAAAGCACATTTCTTGCCATGGCGTCGTATATCGGGTCATCTATGGCCCTTGTAAGAAGAGAATGAAGTATATGCTGGAATATGGCAGCGGTTTCTATACCATCAAAGAGGTTTATCTCTATATCTTCCATGATCTCGTCTATGTTGATATTATTTAAATCCTCCATTGTCCATTCTTCTATAGTGTGCTGGTTCGTGGCAGACTTGTAGCCGTTCTCAGAGCTATTGAGAGGCTGTGAATGTTCATTAGAGTTGAAATGCGATTGCATCGCTCTAGTGTGCTGTAAGCATTTCTCTGAACTTTGGAGTGCCTGTGAATGCTCCTTAGACCAGAAATGCGATTGCATCGCTCTATCTTGGGCAGATACATCTTTTGTGGTTTTCCACTCTTTTAGCAAAGATAAAGCATTTTCTAAAACCGTCCTTATCTTTAAAAGGTCTAATTTTTCTCTTGCACCTGAGCGTTTAATAACTTCCATAGTCTAGCCTCCTAAACTTTTAATTTAAATATAAAAATATAAAGGAAATTTGTTGTTTTAAAAGCCTGAAAAAACTCACTATACTTTTGGTATTCTTTTTATTATATTCCAAAGTCTTCTAATATCTAAAGCTTTTGGATTTTGTTTTAGGGCTTTTATTAAAAACTCAAAACCCAAAGATTTCTCTTTGAACCTGAAGGCAGTTTCAGATATGCTAAGATACATATTTGCATCGGCGATGTCTTTGTGCATCTTATAAACCTTCATCGTATAGTCAAAATACTCTTTTGACCGACTTGTTCTTTTGCCGTGCTCTCTTATCCCTACGGTGTTTTTATCGATAATCTTTATATCAAGGTTATTTTTGTAATATCTTAAAAATAGCTCCCAGTCTTCTCGCTGGTGGAGGCTTTCGTTAAAAGCCAAAAAACGTTCTTTTTTTACCATGATACCAGAGGGATATCCTACCATTCCCCCAAGTATCATGCTTTTTAAATCGGGGTAAGCTTTTTTTGATACTCTTATTATCTTATCTTCTTCATCTATAAATGTTCTTGGAATAGAGTAAACCAAATCCCCTTTTTCTTTTGAGAGCTCTTCAAGATGATGGGGAAAGTATATATCGTCTGCATCCAAAAACGCTACAAAATCACAAGCGCTTTCTTTTGCCCCTAAGTTTCTTGAGTAGCTTCTTCCTTTGTTTTTTTCGTTTGTTAAAAGCCTAAAATCAAAGGGTAGTTTTATATCTTTTAAAAGCTCTTTTATGTTGTCAGTAGATCCATCGTCTATTACTATAAGCTCTTTTGGAAGGTATGTTTGATTTTTTACAGAGTTTATGGCTTTTAATAAAAACTTAGAAGCGTTGTAAGAGGGTATAACTACACTTATACATTTCACAACAGCTCTATGCTAAAGTGTTTGTTGGTATAAACGCATATATCGGATGCTATATCAAGAGATATTTTTACTATCTCTTCGGCGCTTTTGTCGGTGTGATAGTATAGGGCTTTAGCGGCACTTCTTGCAAAATCACCACCAGAACCTGTGGCCAATATGGGTTCATCTGGTTCTATAACATCACCGTTACCAGAGAGCAAAAACATACTTTCTTTATCACAAGCTATCAAGACCGCTTCTAATCTTCTTAAATATCTATCGGTGCGCCATTCTTTGGCAAGTTCCACAGCTGCCCTTGCTAGGTTTCCTCTGTGCTCTTCTAACTTACCTTCAAGCCTCTCCATGAGAGCAAGCCCATCTGCTGCTCCACCTGCAAAGCCCACAAGTACAGTGCCTTTGTGAAGTCTTCTAATCTTTCTTGCACCGTGTTTTAGTATCTGAGAGCCAAGTGTTACTTGCCCATCGCTTCCAATGGCCGTTTGGCCATTTTTTCTAACAGCTATTACAGTGGTAGCGTGAAGGAGTTTATCTTTTACATCCATTTTTCTTTCACTTTTTGATATATATATTCTTCGTCAAAACCAAAATGTTTCATAACCTCTGGGCCTTTTCCAGATTTGCCAAAGGTTTCCATAGATATTACAAGGGCGTCTTTGTTTACATACTTATACCAGATATCTCCTTTAGCAGCTTCTATTACTATGTGCTTTGTATTTTTTGGAATGACCTCTTTTTTATAAGCTTCATCTTGCATTTCAAAAAGCTCTAAACAAGGAGCACTTACTACAGAAGACTGTATGCCGTTTTCGGCAAGTTTGTCTTGGAGAGCCAAAGCCAATCCTACTTCAGATCCTGATGCTATTATGGTAAATTCTTGATTTGGAGCACCAGAAAGCACGTATGCTCCATATTTTGTCATATTTTCTTTGGTATACTTTGTCCTATCTAAGGTTTTTAGCTTTTGACGAGATAGTATAAGAGCTACTGGGCCGTCTTTTCTTCTTAAAGCAAGTTCCCAGCAGTAAGCGGTTTCATTGGCATCGCAAGGGCGCATCACCCATAGGTTTGGTATTAGTCTCAAAGATGGTACGTGTTCTACTGGTTGATGGGTTGGTCCATCTTCTCCTACACCTATAGAATCGTGGGTAAATATGTATATCACGTGTAGCTTTGACAAAGCGGCTACTCTTATACTTGGTCTCATATAATCTGAAAATACCAAAAACGTTGCCACATAAGGAGTTGTGATGCCTCCGTAAGCCATGCCGTTGGCTATAGCTCCCATCGCATGTTCTCTTATACCAAAATGTATGTTTCTTCCGTAGTAGTTTGTGGCTTCAAAATCCCCTTCGTTGTGAATATAGGTGTTGTTTGATTCGTGTAGGTCTGCTGAACCACCAAAAAGCGTTGGCATGTGCGGTGCTATAGCATTTAACACTTTGCCGGAGGCTTGTCTTGTGGCCATATCTTCTGTAAACCTTGGTATATGTGATATTACGTTTTCCAAATTTATATTCTTTGTCAAAATATCTACAATATCTTTATGAGTTTCTTTGTATTTTAATAACTTTTCTTGCCATTTTTGCTCTAATATTCTTCCTTCTTCTACTTTTCTTCTTGTGTAATCCAATACCTCTTGAGGTATGTGGAAAGGTTCATAGGGCCAGTTTAGGCTTTCCCTTAATTTTGCTATAGCTTCTTTTCCAAGAGGAGCCCCATGGGCTTCAGCGCTGTCTTGTTTTATGCTTTTATAACCTATATGAGTTCTTACCGATAAGAACACTGGTTTTGTTTGATTTGTTAAAAGTTCTTTTATAGTCTTTTCTAAAAGCCCAATGTCGTATCCGTCTTCTATGTGTCTTACGGTAAAACCTGCGTTTTCAAAACGCTTTAGTACATCTTCACTCCAAGCTAAGCTTGTGTCTCCATCTATAGTAATATGGTTGTTGTCCCAGATAATAAATAGATTGTCAAGGTTTAGATGCCCTGCCAAAGCTGCTGCTTCATAAGAGATCCCTTCCATTAAATCCCCGTCTCCTACCATGCAAAAGACTTTATAGTCCAATATAGGCTCATCAAGCTTGTTGCATATAGCCCCAAGGTGTTTTTGCTCTATAGCCATACCTACGGCGTTTGCTATACCCTGTCCAAGGGGTCCTGTGGTGGCTTCTACGCCTTTTGTTAAAAAGCTCTCTGGGTGTCCTGGGGTTTTACTTCCTAATTGTCTAAAGTTTTTAATATCTTCAAGGGTAAGATCAAACCCATAAAGGTATAGCAGCGAATAAAGAAGCATGGAACCATGCCCATTGGAAAGCACAAATCTATCTCTATTTACCCATTTGGGGTTTTCTGGGTTGTATCTTAAAATCCTATCAAATAGTATATATCCTATGTGAGCGGTGCCAAGGGGCATACCGGGATGTCCTGAATTAGCTTTTTCTACGGCATCTACGCTTAAAAATCTAATGCTGTTAATGACAAGTTCATCTATGTTCATACTTCTTATTATAAACCAAATTTTTTATATAAGCTTTTAAACAAGACATAAAAATAATATCATTTTGCCAAGAATAATAATTAGCGATAGGGGATTATAAAATGTACAAAGTAAATATAATTTGATATTTTTATAAAAATTTTATCTTTTCATTAAAATTTCACTTGATAATTTTATATTTTTTTTATATTCTTAAAGGAGGTAAGGCGTATGAGAAACCTTATCGTATCTGCACCAAGGATGTTGGCTCTTTTAGGAGCTGTCTTGTTTATTGGGGCAAGTGCCCAAGCTTCACAAACTTACAAGGAAACTGGCATCTCAGCCAAAGCTGCTAATCAATCTTATCTTTTGGCTGAAGATGAAAACAAGCAAGAGGACAATTCTGAGGACAATTCTAAGGAAGACTCAGAAGATTAATTGTAATCAGCTACCTCCCTCCTCCGTTTAATTTTATAATCCGCGGGTCTTTGGCCCTGCGGATACGTTTACATATACGAGGTAAGAGCGACTATGGCGCATTTCTACGCTAAGGAACAGACAAAGCCACTCAGAAGAATAAAGAAATGCTAAAGCACACTAGAGCGACTATGACGCGTTTCTACGCTAAGGAACATTCACAGCCTCTCAATAGCTCAGAGAAATGCTAAAGCATACTAAGACTCTTTTAGATGTAAGAATGGATAAGAAAGAATTTGATGTGGATAAAGTGATGGATATGTTTTGTTGTAAAGAGTATATTTATATTCCTTTTGATGAGATTGTAGATAACGAAAATTTAGAGTATATGTTAGATAAATCAAAGGAATATTTTGTAGTTTGCAACAGTGGCAATAAAAGTAAATATGTGGTAGATATGTTAAATAGTTTAGGTTTTAAAGCTTTTAATATAGAAGGAGGATTAAAGGGATTGTTAGAAGATGATAAACTCAATGTTTCTTAAATAAACTTCCCACCGTTAGAGCGTTTACAACTTTTGCTATATCCTCTTCTTTTGTTTTCGGATTTTCTAAGAAAGCTTCTAAGTCTTTATAGTGTATCTCTCTTCTTGATATTCTATCTAAAATCCACTTTAGATCGGAATCTTCTACACTACTTTCTATAGCTTTTATTTGATTGGAAGATGTTTCTTGATCTTTTATCTGATAGGCAATTATCTCATCTTTATTTTCAAGCGTATTTACATTGTTTGGCAAAGAAAAGTTTGGTTTTTGACCTTTTTCTGATATCTCTTCGGCTATCCAGCCCATATGTTTCATTTTGTCTATAGCTCTTTGTTCTAACTCATCGCTCAAAGACATATCTTTGTGCCTTGTTACAAAAGACTGATATAAGGTTTCTAATATAGTCTGATATTGTTTTTGCAAAAATGTATTTAATGTGCTTACTATCTTTAGTTTGTTTTCATCTAAAATAGGATTTTCCCCAAACTCTTTTGATGTTTCTAATACCTTTTTCTGGAGATCTTTGAAAATATGTAGATGTGAGTTTTCATCATCTATAATCCTTTCAAATATCTTTTTTATGCTTTTATCTTCTATATTGCTTAGTTGTTTTGAATACTCTTCTATGGCCATGCTCTCAGCTTCTATATCAAGCTGAAGTAAATCTTGAAGCGTAGGGGCTTCCAAAAATACTTGGGCCCTTTTGTCTATAGCTGGTATACCGTTAAGCTCTACTACTTTATGGGCAAACATGCGAAGGTGTTTCATCTCCTCTCTTGCTATCTCTTCGAGTTTATTTTCTAAGCCTTCATCGTTTATTGTGTAAGCGTGAAACAAGTATTGGATAATAGCAGAATGCTCTAAGCTTATGTTGTAATTTAGGTATTCTATGATTGTTTTGTTATCCATAAATGCCTTCCTTATTCTGTAGTGACTACCGCCGATGGGTTTTTTATTCTAAAAGCCAAAATCTCAAACACTCTAAAGTAATAATCCATATTCTCATAATCTATAAAAGCGCTTATCATATCTTGTACTAAAAATATATCCATATTTTCAACACCAGTGGCAACCGCTATGGTTTTACCCTCATCAACAGCATGGCTTGTGAAAACTCCTACATCAAAAAGTTCTTTTATATGCGTTATTTCCAGTACACCGCTGTTCCCATATATCCTAAAAGCCTTTGTATAGTCTTTTGGATTTAAAATATAGGCTAAGTTCTTGCTAAAACCTTTTTCTACCAGCGTTTCCACGCAAGCTAAAGCTGTTTTAAATATACCGCCTTCCTCGTCAAAGTTTTTGTTTTTAATTATACTTCTTCCTTCTACATTTAAAAGCCCAGGATACCCAATCTCGCTATCTCCATGGAATATAAACCTATCCTCTGCCAAAGCCACTTCTCTTGTGGCCAAAGCCACTACGCTTACATCTAAGGGTATATTTAATTTTCTACTGGTTTCTATGTCTCTCCAGTGTATCTTAAAGTCTTTGTAAATCTGGGGGATAGGTAAAAATTTTCTTGATTTTATTTTGGCTATACCGCATTCTTTTTCCCCAAAAAGCCCACAAGCTCCATTATCTAAGCTTGGTATAGTATCGTAGGCCACCGATTGAATAGCTGGATCGAGAGCTTGGGTTAGCTCTATAAACCTTCTACCTACTAAGTGGTTTCTAGCGGTATTTACCACGATGTTGTCTATTGTTTGCCACTCTTGAGCTGTTAGTGGGCTTTCTTCTCTATGTAAAAAGTTCATGATTTTATCCTCCTCTTTCAGATTATAACCCAAATTATTATTTTGTGTATGAGTTAAATGTAAAAAGTTGAAACTTTCTCCCACTCAAAACCCACAATGTTTTTATCCTTCTTGCTAAACTCTATCCCTATTAGGTATATATCATTATATTTGCTCTTATACTTTTCATAATACCTTTTTTCTTTTATCTGCTCTAAAGCTTTTCCTCCTTCTTCTTTATCTTCTACTACCTTAAACTCTATTATATAAACGCTGTCTTGGTTAAAGACACTTAGATCTATCTGGCCTTTGTTTGTGTTGTCTTCTGCTATCACATTTAGCCCTGCTCCGTTAAAAAGCGCATATACAATAGATGCGTAAAAACCCTCATAGGAGTCTATATCGTTTTTCCTATACCAATCGTGAGGGATGCTTGCAAAGAATGTGTATATAGCATCTTTTAGTTTGTCTATATTTTTCTCTTTAAGAATTTGCTTTATATTAAGCTCTGTTTTGGTTATCCTGCTAGCATCAAAATCTAGATAAAAAAGAAAGGCGTTGTTTAAGCTTTTTCTTACTTCTAAGTTTGGATAAGATAGTATATACACCCCGTCTTCTTCTAAAAACTCTTTTATTGTAAGATAACCAGCTTGAAACAAAAGATTTTCTACCCTTATGTTATCAACATCAAGATTTGATAAAATCTCTTCTCCTACCTCCAAATTCTCAAGCTCTGGGATGTAGTATCTGTTTTTCATAAACATCTTAATAAGAAATGTAGGTGTCCCTGTCTCAAACCAAAAGGCTCTAAACCTTTTTTCTGAGAAAAGAAGGAGTATATCAAAAGGATTGTAAACGCTCTCTCCAAGCCAACTATAGCCGTTGTACCACTGTTTTATCTTTTCTTTATCAAAATCCTTTAGTCTATCGGAAAACACACTTTCAAGCTCAGATTGGGTATAGCCGCATACTGTAGAAAACTCTTCATTTAACGTGATATCTTGAAGCTGATTTAAACCGCTAAAGATTGATACTTTCGAAAACCTTGATACACCTGTAAGGAATACAAGTTTTAGATAAGAATCAGCATCTTTTAACACCGAATAAAAATCTTTCAATATTTCTCTATTTTCCCTGGCTATCTCGATATTCTCTATCGCATCTAATATCGGTTTATCGTATTCATCTATTAGTACTACTACTTTTTGATTGTATTTTTCGTATAGTTTTTGGATAAGTTCTAAAAACATTTGGCTTGGACGCTTTTCTTTTAAGTTTATCTGTTCTTTTTCTGATATCCTATTTACTTGAGATGTCATTAGATCCAATAAAATATCTGAAGTTCTTATATTTCCACTTGCAAAGCTTATTTTTATCACTGGATACCTTTTCTCCCAATCCCAATTATCGTACAGATAAAGCCCTTTAAATAATTCTTTGTTGCCAGAAAAAGCTTCTTTTAATGTGTCAAGAAAAAGAGATTTGCCAAATCTTCTTGGACGAGATAGAAAATAATATTTGCTCGTTAGTTTTGGTATAAATTGTGTTTTATCTACATAGTAAAAACCGCCTTCTATGATATCTCTAAACGTTTGTATGCCAATAGGTAAATATTTCATATAACCTGCCTTTAAAATATTATAATCTAAAATGATAAATTAACCTCATAGCTAAAATTATTATCTTATCAAAAACCCCTACATTATGTTAAAATATTTATAAATATGTATTTATGCATGCAATTTTTGAAGGGGTAGTCAGATGAGCGATAATGAATTTGATAACGATGCTATATATAAGAACTATAAAAGCCCGAGACTTGTCAATAATTTTGTGTCTCATAACAAAATCTCCTGTTGAATATTTGTAAAACTTCATATGAGGACCCTTTTAATGCAGGAACTGGCTTACTCCACTTATTGTTCTTTAAAATATCTCTCTGGACAAGGATATTTATTTCAAGAATCTCAGCAGATTGGAAATAGCCTCCTAAGTTTATCCTTGCTTTTTCAATCATGCTATTTATACTCTCTACGGGATTGGTAGTATAAATATGCTTTCTTAGATTTTCTGGATATTTCAAGAAGCATAAGTACCTTTCTTTGTTAGCTTGTATCCTTTTTATGAAGCTTGGATAAATAGACTTAAATCTCTCACACAGTGCTCCAAACTTCTCTAAACCATCTTCAAAATCTAAGCTATTGTTCTTGATATTCTTTAACTCTTTCTTAAAGAACTGAGCATCTTGCTTACTCATCTGAGCTGTTACATTTCTCTGAAGATGTATGAAGCACAATTGATGGTCTGTATCTGGAAAAAATTTTTCAATGGCGTTAGCAATACCAGGGAAATCATCGCTTACTATAATCATTACTCTTTTAACTCCTCTTTCTGTTAGGTCGTTGAAAACCTTTAGCCAATCTGCTCTGTTCTCGTTATTAAAGAAAGTAGAGTGCTTTAGCATATTTCCAATAAGTTTTTGCTTAAAAGACAACCTACTCACGAAGTAAGAAATGTCTATGACACACTAGAACCCAAGTATATCTTTGTTTCCTTGAAGGTCTATGCCAAGAGCAATATAAACAGCTGATTTCCTTACTTTACCCTTCTCTCTTATTTCACAATGATAGGCATCTATATAGAGCGATGGTATCGCATTTCACTTCGTGGGTTTATTAAAGAACAGGCACTGGTAGTGTAAGAAATGCTACGCACGCTAGAGGATAGCTATGTCTGATGGTAATTCTCTGGTTTTGAAATCGTTTAACCTTTCAAGAAGATCTTGCTTAATTATCTTCATATGTTGTTTGGAGTAATCAAGACCCAAGCTATTTAAGGTAGACTCTATCTTACTTTCAGAGTATCCATTGGCCACAAGGCTCATTAGAAGATTTACGTAGAGCGATGGTATCGCATTTTACTTCAGGGGTTGACAAGGGAACAGGCACTGGTAGTGTAAGAAATGCTACGCACACTAATCTTCATTGACTCTTCTATAGGGCTCTGGTAAAGCTTTAGGCCTAAATCTTCCTTTTCTATCTCTCGGAACATTTAAGTCTATCTTAAAAGATCCTGCGTTTAAAGTTCTTCCATAGTATCCGTTAGCTTTGTTGTCTTCTTTTTCGCTTAAGAATATCTTTCTTTCAGACTTCATAAGCGTTTCCATAACTAACTCAATGAACTCCTTTACACCAAGCTTCTGGTAGTTGTTGATGTCTTTACCAAGATAATCTTCTATTAGGCTTTCTAAAGAAGCTTTTAACTTCCCTATTCTTTCTTCTTCTTTCATAAACAAAACCTCCTAAAATTTGATAAAGTGTTTAAGTTTAAGACACATAAATATTTTAACTCCCAGTAATAGCAAACCCAAAAGCTGCTATTGAGCATGCTGATGATATAGTAAATAGCTGGTTAGAGCTTGGTTATATAACTGAGGGAAATAAAGAAGCTGTGAAAAGTGCTATAGTAGATAGCTATGGTGTTAAGGACGGTGTTATACCAGAGAAGGCTAAGTTAAAAGCTGTAAGAGATAGTTCTTTGTTTGCCATGAATTTTATAATCACTGCTAGATGCTTTGGCTTTGAAACGCATCCGATGGAAGGTTTTAATGATAAAAAATTGAGAGATTTTATAAAGCTTCCAGATTATAAGATAATCACCATGGTAATAGCCATAGGCTATAAAGATCAAAGCAGAAAACTCTTACCAAGGGCTTTTAGATATTCTTTTGAAGATTTTGTAAAGCTTTTATAGCTTTTAATAGTATATTTATACTTCCATAAAATCTCCAAAAAATAAATAACTCATGTTTTTACCAGAGGTTTTTGATACATACAATGCTCTATCGGCTTTTTTAAACAAGGTTTCTTTTGTATCGTTTTTACCAAACTCAGCTACGCCAAGGCTAACGGTGGTTTTTATAGTTTTGTCCTTGTAAGTGAAGTCTGTAGTTTCTACTATTTTCCTTAGTTTTTCTGAAACAACATACGCTCCAAATATATCTATCTGTTTTAGTATAATGGCAAACTCTTCCCCACCTATCCTACAAAAAATATCTTCTTGTCTTATGTTGGCTTTCACGAGCTCCGATATACGTTTTAGTATCAAATCCCCAGCGTCGTGTCCGTATGCGTCGTTTATTTTTTTAAAATCGTCTATATCAAATATTATTAGAGAAAAAGGGGCCGTTTTAGTTCTTCTTGAATATCGTATATTGTAGCTATGTTTAGCATGTTTGCTTGATGAATGATTACCGATGTTATTAATTTTGCTTGTATGTAAAAAAAATTGCAATGCCCCGCAAAAGGGGCATATTTATTTGATTAGCTTAATAGGTAAATGTTGTGCTGAACTTTTGACCACCTATCTCATGTAATACAAGAGTATATTGACCATGTGTTAAATTTAGATTTTGTGGAAGCGGTAAGGTGATTATCGCCTTAGCACCTAATCTCATACCAAGAGCGTATTGATTTATCTTAGCTTTGTTTATGTATATATTTTTTATGCTTGAAGGTGGTAAAGAGGTTATCGCTTTTTGATCCCAGGTATAAATTACTTTACCATCTTTTATAAGATCTATTTTTGGTATCCAAGCCATAGCAGCAGAACTTCCACTTATTCTATAGGCTTCAAAAACGAGGTTTCCATTTTGTATGTGTGCATTGGATACTTTTACATCGAGGACTTTGCCAAAGTTGTGAAGTTTACCCCATACACCCCCTTGGAAATATTGGTTCGTACCCATCGTGACAAATAAAGCAAAAAGAGCGCCAACTATAGCGATTTTGTTAAAAGCGGGGTTATCAAAAATTGGACCACTACCAAGCCATTTAAACCATCCGCTCTCTTTAAGCTTTGGATATTTGTTCATCAAAAGACAGTCTACACTTAAAACACCGCTTCCGGCAAAAAATAACGTGAGTCCCATTGCAACACCCGTAGAGCCTATTTGCCACTCATCAAGGCATGTGGCACCTTGCCAACCTGCTCCTAAGAGCATTCCAAGGGGTAAAAGCGTCCCACCAATAGCGCTAAGCCTTGATAAAAGTCCAAGAGCTATGCCTAAACCAGTAAGAAATTCTATTATAGTAAATACCCATAGAAAACTAGCCAGAAGATCTGGATGAAGCACTAAGTATCTAACAAAATCATGAAGCCATAGTATATTTGATGCGTGAGGCAAAAAGGAATTGAATTTATGCCCTACCCACAAAGGCGAGTTTGGATCCAGCTTTCCACTGGCTAAAACCACCCTTCTCAATGGTGCAGATATATACATCCAAGCGTATACCAGTCTTACTGGTAAAACTACAAACGCAAGTAGCTGTAATATATCTATGTTACTATTTGAAACACTTTTAGATGAATAACCGCTGACACTTTCCATAAGCTTACACCTCCTATCAAGTGATATATTTAAATATAAATAACGCTGTATAAAAAAACATAATCTTTGTTTATGATATTGTAAACTAAAATTTTTCATAAAGTTTGATATTTTATATTTTTTTCAAAAATATGAGTTAAAATAT contains:
- the tkt gene encoding transketolase; the encoded protein is MNIDELVINSIRFLSVDAVEKANSGHPGMPLGTAHIGYILFDRILRYNPENPKWVNRDRFVLSNGHGSMLLYSLLYLYGFDLTLEDIKNFRQLGSKTPGHPESFLTKGVEATTGPLGQGIANAVGMAIEQKHLGAICNKLDEPILDYKVFCMVGDGDLMEGISYEAAALAGHLNLDNLFIIWDNNHITIDGDTSLAWSEDVLKRFENAGFTVRHIEDGYDIGLLEKTIKELLTNQTKPVFLSVRTHIGYKSIKQDSAEAHGAPLGKEAIAKLRESLNWPYEPFHIPQEVLDYTRRKVEEGRILEQKWQEKLLKYKETHKDIVDILTKNINLENVISHIPRFTEDMATRQASGKVLNAIAPHMPTLFGGSADLHESNNTYIHNEGDFEATNYYGRNIHFGIREHAMGAIANGMAYGGITTPYVATFLVFSDYMRPSIRVAALSKLHVIYIFTHDSIGVGEDGPTHQPVEHVPSLRLIPNLWVMRPCDANETAYCWELALRRKDGPVALILSRQKLKTLDRTKYTKENMTKYGAYVLSGAPNQEFTIIASGSEVGLALALQDKLAENGIQSSVVSAPCLELFEMQDEAYKKEVIPKNTKHIVIEAAKGDIWYKYVNKDALVISMETFGKSGKGPEVMKHFGFDEEYIYQKVKEKWM
- a CDS encoding nitroreductase family protein, with translation MKSAIVDSYGVKDGVIPEKAKLKAVRDSSLFAMNFIITARCFGFETHPMEGFNDKKLRDFIKLPDYKIITMVIAIGYKDQSRKLLPRAFRYSFEDFVKLL
- a CDS encoding transposase, which encodes MKEEERIGKLKASLESLIEDYLGKDINNYQKLGVKEFIELVMETLMKSERKIFLSEKEDNKANGYYGRTLNAGSFKIDLNVPRDRKGRFRPKALPEPYRRVNED
- a CDS encoding TQO small subunit DoxD; its protein translation is MESVSGYSSKSVSNSNIDILQLLAFVVLPVRLVYAWMYISAPLRRVVLASGKLDPNSPLWVGHKFNSFLPHASNILWLHDFVRYLVLHPDLLASFLWVFTIIEFLTGLGIALGLLSRLSAIGGTLLPLGMLLGAGWQGATCLDEWQIGSTGVAMGLTLFFAGSGVLSVDCLLMNKYPKLKESGWFKWLGSGPIFDNPAFNKIAIVGALFALFVTMGTNQYFQGGVWGKLHNFGKVLDVKVSNAHIQNGNLVFEAYRISGSSAAMAWIPKIDLIKDGKVIYTWDQKAITSLPPSSIKNIYINKAKINQYALGMRLGAKAIITLPLPQNLNLTHGQYTLVLHEIGGQKFSTTFTY
- a CDS encoding ferritin-like domain-containing protein; its protein translation is MDNKTIIEYLNYNISLEHSAIIQYLFHAYTINDEGLENKLEEIAREEMKHLRMFAHKVVELNGIPAIDKRAQVFLEAPTLQDLLQLDIEAESMAIEEYSKQLSNIEDKSIKKIFERIIDDENSHLHIFKDLQKKVLETSKEFGENPILDENKLKIVSTLNTFLQKQYQTILETLYQSFVTRHKDMSLSDELEQRAIDKMKHMGWIAEEISEKGQKPNFSLPNNVNTLENKDEIIAYQIKDQETSSNQIKAIESSVEDSDLKWILDRISRREIHYKDLEAFLENPKTKEEDIAKVVNALTVGSLFKKH
- a CDS encoding rhodanese-like domain-containing protein — its product is MLKHTKTLLDVRMDKKEFDVDKVMDMFCCKEYIYIPFDEIVDNENLEYMLDKSKEYFVVCNSGNKSKYVVDMLNSLGFKAFNIEGGLKGLLEDDKLNVS
- a CDS encoding family 1 encapsulin nanocompartment shell protein: MNFLHREESPLTAQEWQTIDNIVVNTARNHLVGRRFIELTQALDPAIQSVAYDTIPSLDNGACGLFGEKECGIAKIKSRKFLPIPQIYKDFKIHWRDIETSRKLNIPLDVSVVALATREVALAEDRFIFHGDSEIGYPGLLNVEGRSIIKNKNFDEEGGIFKTALACVETLVEKGFSKNLAYILNPKDYTKAFRIYGNSGVLEITHIKELFDVGVFTSHAVDEGKTIAVATGVENMDIFLVQDMISAFIDYENMDYYFRVFEILAFRIKNPSAVVTTE
- the hslV gene encoding ATP-dependent protease subunit HslV yields the protein MDVKDKLLHATTVIAVRKNGQTAIGSDGQVTLGSQILKHGARKIRRLHKGTVLVGFAGGAADGLALMERLEGKLEEHRGNLARAAVELAKEWRTDRYLRRLEAVLIACDKESMFLLSGNGDVIEPDEPILATGSGGDFARSAAKALYYHTDKSAEEIVKISLDIASDICVYTNKHFSIELL
- a CDS encoding glycosyltransferase family 2 protein — protein: MKCISVVIPSYNASKFLLKAINSVKNQTYLPKELIVIDDGSTDNIKELLKDIKLPFDFRLLTNEKNKGRSYSRNLGAKESACDFVAFLDADDIYFPHHLEELSKEKGDLVYSIPRTFIDEEDKIIRVSKKAYPDLKSMILGGMVGYPSGIMVKKERFLAFNESLHQREDWELFLRYYKNNLDIKIIDKNTVGIREHGKRTSRSKEYFDYTMKVYKMHKDIADANMYLSISETAFRFKEKSLGFEFLIKALKQNPKALDIRRLWNIIKRIPKV
- a CDS encoding GGDEF domain-containing protein — protein: MQFFLHTSKINNIGNHSSSKHAKHSYNIRYSRRTKTAPFSLIIFDIDDFKKINDAYGHDAGDLILKRISELVKANIRQEDIFCRIGGEEFAIILKQIDIFGAYVVSEKLRKIVETTDFTYKDKTIKTTVSLGVAEFGKNDTKETLFKKADRALYVSKTSGKNMSYLFFGDFMEV
- a CDS encoding ATP-binding protein, whose product is MKYLPIGIQTFRDIIEGGFYYVDKTQFIPKLTSKYYFLSRPRRFGKSLFLDTLKEAFSGNKELFKGLYLYDNWDWEKRYPVIKISFASGNIRTSDILLDLMTSQVNRISEKEQINLKEKRPSQMFLELIQKLYEKYNQKVVVLIDEYDKPILDAIENIEIARENREILKDFYSVLKDADSYLKLVFLTGVSRFSKVSIFSGLNQLQDITLNEEFSTVCGYTQSELESVFSDRLKDFDKEKIKQWYNGYSWLGESVYNPFDILLLFSEKRFRAFWFETGTPTFLIKMFMKNRYYIPELENLEVGEEILSNLDVDNIRVENLLFQAGYLTIKEFLEEDGVYILSYPNLEVRKSLNNAFLFYLDFDASRITKTELNIKQILKEKNIDKLKDAIYTFFASIPHDWYRKNDIDSYEGFYASIVYALFNGAGLNVIAEDNTNKGQIDLSVFNQDSVYIIEFKVVEDKEEGGKALEQIKEKRYYEKYKSKYNDIYLIGIEFSKKDKNIVGFEWEKVSTFYI